Proteins from a single region of Burkholderiales bacterium:
- a CDS encoding Rrf2 family transcriptional regulator, which produces MRLQKNTRLALYSVLEFAAAPGRHVAAFEIADKYGVSPHHLAKVLSVLAHEGIVESVRGVGGGYRFAANARRLTLDDVIRCFEDDSSAGAARRDAGERTPAGRAIATVLAEIDEIERATFRSITIATMLRIMARQDAAPPARRPRR; this is translated from the coding sequence GTGAGGCTGCAGAAGAACACCCGGCTCGCGCTCTACAGCGTGCTCGAGTTCGCGGCGGCCCCCGGCCGCCACGTCGCCGCGTTCGAGATCGCGGACAAGTACGGCGTATCGCCGCACCACCTCGCGAAGGTGCTCTCGGTGCTCGCGCACGAGGGCATCGTCGAGTCGGTGCGCGGCGTGGGCGGCGGCTACCGGTTCGCGGCGAACGCGCGCCGCCTGACCCTCGACGACGTGATCCGCTGCTTCGAGGACGACTCTTCCGCCGGCGCCGCCCGGCGCGACGCCGGAGAACGCACGCCCGCCGGCCGCGCGATCGCGACCGTCCTCGCCGAGATCGACGAGATCGAACGCGCGACGTTCCGGTCGATCACGATCGCGACGATGCTGCGGATCATGGCGCGGCAGGACGCCGCACCTCCGGCCCGCCGGCCGCGCCGCTGA
- a CDS encoding metal-sulfur cluster assembly factor produces the protein MDALSIPDHDAVLAAISTVIDPEAGMNIVDLGLIYGVDVDDDKVAVTMTMTTPTCPVGDYLRDSVRDAVFDRFPSLAAVDVELTFDPPWTPDRMSDAARAKFGW, from the coding sequence ATGGACGCACTCTCGATCCCCGACCACGACGCGGTCCTCGCCGCGATCTCGACCGTCATCGACCCCGAGGCCGGCATGAACATCGTCGATCTCGGCCTCATCTACGGAGTCGACGTCGATGACGACAAGGTCGCCGTGACGATGACGATGACCACGCCGACCTGCCCGGTCGGCGACTACCTGCGCGATTCGGTCCGCGACGCCGTGTTCGACCGCTTCCCGTCGCTCGCCGCGGTGGACGTCGAACTCACGTTCGACCCGCCGTGGACGCCCGACCGGATGAGCGACGCCGCGCGCGCGAAGTTCGGCTGGTGA